TTCACACGCAAGAACCGGGCGGTAAGCCATGGTTGTGTACGCCTTCAGAAAGCACTCGATTTTTCGTTCTTCCTGTTGAATAAGCAGGATTCGTTGCTTGAAGACCGTATCCGCATCGCAATGGACATCAAGCCTGTGAGTGAGGAAGGGAAGAAACTGCCTATCAGTGCGGCTTATCGTGAACTGAAACATTATAGCTTAGAGAAATATATACCTTTATTTATAGATTATCAGACTGTTTATCTGTCAGCAGATAATAAATTGAGTTATTGTGAGGACATATACAAATATGATCCGTCTATACTAAAGGCAATGAATGACCAAAATTTGAAACCATAAATAAACATACAGATAACAAGAGATTATGACCCCTTATAACGAACGCGAAGTTCTGAAACTTCTTCAAGAGGAGAGTACCCAGCGGCAAGGATTCGAGATGATTGTGGCGCAGTATAGCGAGCAATTATATTGGCAAATCCGCCGGATGGTGCTGTCGCATGAGGATGCGAACGATCTCCTGCAAAACACGTTCATCAAGGCATGGACAAATATCGACTATTTCCGCGCCGAGGCGAAGCTGTCTACCTGGCTCTATCGCATCGCGCTGAACGAATGTCTCACTTTCCTGAACAAACAACGTGCCATGACTACCGTTGCCATCGACGACCCGGAAGCAATGGTGGTGCAGAAGCTGGAAAGCGACCCGTACTTTTCGGGCGACCAGGTGCAACTGTGTTTACAGAAAGCATTGATGACCCTGCCGGAAAAACAACGCATGGTATTCAACCTGAAGTACTATCAGGAAATGAAATACGAAGAGATGTCGGAAGTATTCGGTACGTCGGTTGGCGCATTGAAAGCATCTTACCATCATGCGGTGAAGAAAATAGAGAAGTTTTTAGAAGAAATTGATTAAACCTTTTAGAACGTGCAACGTCTAAGAACAAGAGAGGAGAAAAACGTATGAAAGAAGAAGATACCCTATTGAAGAAACTTGGTAAGGAAAATTCCTTCAAAGTTCCTGATAGCTACTTTGAAAACCTGACTTCGGAAGTGATGAACAAGCTTCCTGAAAAAGAGAAAGTCGTTTTTAAGGAAGAGCCTGTCAGCACATGGACAAGACTGAAACCATTGCTTTATATGGCAGCCATGTTTGTAGGTGCCGCCTTGATTATCCGGGTAGCGTCGACAGACCATAAACCTGTTACAGTAGACGAGGTAGCAGTGACAGAAGTAGATACTGAAGTAATATCTGATGAAATGATTGATGTAGCACTGGATCGTGCCATGCTGGATGATTATTCGTTATATGTTTATTTGAGTGACGCAAGTGTAGAATGATTTATTAAAACCGATTGAATACAGAAAATGAGAAAAGTAATCGCATTAGTCGTTTTGTTATGTGGCTTTATGCCTGTTCTTTGGGCTGCTGATGGATGTGACCAGCACTTGTCCCGTGAAGAGTTCAGAGCAAAACAGAAAGCGTATATTATCGAACAGGCAGATTTGACAAAAGACGAAGCTGCCAAGTTCTTCCCCGTTTATTTTGAACTTCAGGATAAAAAGAAAAAACTGAATGACGAATCGTGGGATTTGATGCGCAAAGGTAAGGATGACAAGACTACGGAAGCCCAATACGAAGAAATCAACGAGAAAGTCGCCAATAACCGTATTGCTGCCGACCAGCTTGATAAAACCTACTTGGGTAAGTTCAAGAAGATTCTTTCCAGCAAGAAGATATTTCTCGTACAGCGGGCGGAAATGCGTTTCCATCGGGAGATGATAAAAGGAATGAACCGCGGTAAAGATTCAAAGAAGAAATAAAGAGAAAATAAAAGAAGAAAAACAGAGCGTCTATTCATATGAATCGGACGCTCTGTTTGAGTAAAATAGAGCCTCTGTTCAGTGGAAATAGAGGCTCTATTTTTTTGCAATAGTCAGGGGCTTACAGCCCCTTTTTCTTTGCTTCATTCCAAATGGCATCCATCTCTCCAAGAGTCATGTCTTTCAGGTTCTTTCCCTCTTTGATGGTATGTTCTTCCAGATAATTGAAGCGGCGGATAAACTTCTGATTGGTACGTTCCAGTGCATTGTCGGGATTAATCTTATAAAGGCGTGCCGCATTGATAAGGCTGAACATGACATCTCCGAATTCGGCTTCCGCCTTATCCTTATCCATATTGGCTACCTCTTCCTGAAACTCTCCGATTTCTTCTTTCACCTTATCCCAAACCTGTTCGCGTTCTTCCCAGTCGAAGCCTACGTTGCGGGCTTTGTCCTGCATGCGGTACGCTTTGATAAGTGAGGGCAGGGCAGCGGGAACACCGCTCAATACACTCTTATTACCATCTTTTTCTTTTAATTTCAACTGTTCCCAGTTCTCGGATACCTCTCCTGCCGTTTCAGCTTTCACTTCTCCAAATACGTGGGGATGACGGAAAATCAGTTTGTCGCATAGCTTGTCGCAAACATCTTTAATGTCGAAATCTCCTGTTTCCGAACCTATCTTGGCGTAGAAAGCAACGTGCAGCAATACGTCTCCCAATTCTTTGCAAATGTCTTTTTTATCATCTCTCATCAATGCGTCGCAAAGTTCATAAGTCTCTTCTATCGTATTGGGACGCAGGCTCTCATTCGTCTGTTTGCGATCCCAGGGACATTTGACACGCAGTTCGTCGAGAATATCCAGGAAGCGTCCGAAAGCTTCCATCTGTTCTTGTCTGGTATGTGACATCGTTATATCTTTTTTGATTTTATAAATATTGCACTATAAAAGTGCACAAAGTTACTATTTTATGCACTTCCATAGTGCAGTTTATCTAATTTGTTTTTTCCACTCCCGATAAGAAATCAGCAGTCCTACCACTTCCGAATAGTTCTGCCGACCGCTTTCTATCTTATTCCCTTTCAGATAAAGGTCGTATATCCAATCCTGTACAGTACCCACTACCGGGCTATACTTGGCTGACCAATACGCTTGATTATCTTTTGCCAGTTGGATGATTTCCGGGCGGATACGATTGAAAAGCTGCGTATATTCTTCTTCGGAAAGTAGTCTCTGCGCATTTCGCAGTACATGACCGAATACCGAGAAATAACCAGAGAAACGAATCCCCATAGCTTGAGAACGGGTACAAACCTGATAAGCATAGAAATTGGCTTCCGCTTCGCTTGTAATACCCAGCAGATGCGCCAGTTCGTGAGCATAAGTGGCCGGATAGTTAGCGGGAAGCAAATCCCCGTTCAAAGTAAACTCACAGAAGAAAGGCCCCATGCTGCCGGTTACGCCCACCATTGAAATAAACGGGGTAAACAGCATAGTCTTTACTTTAGGAGATTCGTGTGGCGGACGGTGCACACGAAGGCTGTCGCTTAACTGATTGTATAGCCGTACGGTTTCTTCACGTACCAAATCCTGATTGATACTATTTACCGGAGTATAGGAACGATTGAGTTGCGTGATATAATCATTCACAAACTCTTTAAAATTCTCCGGCGTATAGGCTGTATAAGGAATCTCAGTCCGCTGATAAAAGTTCTTTTGGGAATAATTGAGTCCCCAGGCAAGATAGAACCACACGTAAATCCATAACAGGTATTCTCCGTCACGTAATAAAACTCTCTTCCAAGGCAATTTCTTGCGGAAACGACCGTAAAAAGGATAAACGATAACCCCTATGATACTGAGGAAGATAAATAAATCTCCTATCGCAAAAGGGAATAGATTGGAAATAGCCGATAAACCATAAGAAATAAAGGGATAGATTGTATGAGAATATACGGTTGCCAAAGCAGGAATCAACTGCGTCATCCATACTAAAAGCAGTAATACTCCCAATACTATATGTCTATTTTTCAACCACCGTTTCATCATTCATTCAGATTTTGGTCAACAAAAATATGCATTTAATAGACGTTACGCGAAAAAATACCTCTATATTTGCAAAAAATCTGTTAATACAGACTTTATAATCAATCTGATAGAGAGAATTATTCAACATAAACCGGATAAAAGATGGCTACAACTGAAGAAATTGAAAAGTATTGCCGGAATTGCCTGTCGCGCGATTTCGTGAATGAAAAGGGATTAGTTTGTTATCGGACAGGAGAACTTCCTGATTTTGAAGAAGAATGTGAGAACTTCGAAAACGACGAAGAACTGGAAAAGTGGGCTCCCCCGAAGCCGGAAGATTTTCCGGTGTCCATGACAAGAGAAGAGTTGCTTGCCGAGGAAAATCTGCCTAAAGGTTTGCTGTGTGGAGTGGCTGCGGCTTTCATAGGTGCGGTGGCATGGGGCTTAATTTCAGTATCTACCGGTTACCAGATCGGATATATGGCTATTGCCATCGGCTTTTTGGTGGGGTTCGCCATGCGTCAGGGGAAGGGGATACGTCCCGTCTTCGGGATTCTTGGTGCCGCATTGGCTTTGTTCAGCTGTGTGTTAGGAGATTTCTTCTCTATTATCGGCTATATTTCCAAGGATTATGAAATGCCGTTTTTTAAAGTCTTGGCGGAGGCGGATTATGGAGAAATATTCACCCTTATACTGAACAACGTGGCATCCATGACTGCATTATTCTACGGATTCGCCGTTTACGAAGGATATAAATTCTCTTTCCGTGCACAGAATCGGCCTGAGGGTGGCAAGATTTGAATTTAAATTATTAATTTTGCACCCGTTATTTTTTTGAATATACAATCTATCATATACATAAAACAATATGGAATTAGCAAGTAAGTACAATCCCGCTGACGTGGAAGGAAAGTGGTACCAGTATTGGCTGGACAATCATTTATTCAGTTCGAAACCCGATGGTCGTGAACCTTACACCATCGTCATTCCGCCCCCTAACGTCACTGGTGTGTTGCACATGGGACACATGCTTAATAATACCATCCAGGATATTTTGGTTCGCCGCGCCCGTATGGAAGGCAAGAATGCCTGCTGGGTGCCGGGGACTGACCATGCATCTATCGCCACTGAAGCGAAAGTCGTAAACAAACTCGCCGCTCAGGGCATCAAGAAAACCGACCTGACGCGTGACGAGTTCCTGAAACATGCCTGGGACTGGACAGACGAACACGGCGGCATCATCCTGAAACAGCTCCGCAAACTCGGTGCGTCCTGCGACTGGGATCGTACAGCCTTCACTATGGACGAGAAACGTAGCGAAAGCGTACTCAAAGTTTTCGTAGACCTGTTCAACAAAGGATTGATCTATCGTGGTGTCCGCATGGTAAACTGGGATCCTAAAGCACTGACCGCCCTTTCTGACGAGGAAGTTATCTACAAGGAAGAACATGGAAAACTGTATTATCTCCGTTACAAAGTAGAAGGTGACGCAGAAGGCCGCTATGCAGTAGTGGCAACTACCCGTCCCGAAACAATCATGGGAGATACGGCAATGTGTATCAACCCGAACGACCCGAAGAATGCATGGCTGAAAGGAAAGAAAGTAATCGTTCCGTTGGTGAACCGTGCCATCCCGGTGATTGAAGACGACTATGTAGACATCGAATTTGGTACAGGTTGCCTGAAAGTGACTCCGGCTCATGATGTAAACGACTATATGTTGGGTGAAAAATACAATCTGCCCAGCATCGACATCTTCAACGATAACGGTACATTGAGCGAAGCTGCCGGCATGTATATCGGAATGGATCGTTTCGATGTCCGTAAGCAAATCGAAAAAGATCTTGAAGCCGCCGGCTTGTTGGAAAAGACGGAAGCCTATACGAATAAGGTAGGATATTCCGAACGTACGAATGTAGTGATCGAACCGAAACTGTCTATGCAGTGGTTCCTCAAAATGGAGCATTTTGCAGATATGGCATTGCCGCCTGTAATGAACGACGACCTGAAGTTCTATCCTGCAAAATATAAGAATACTTACCGTCACTGGATGGAGAACATCAAAGACTGGTGTATCAGTCGTCAGTTGTGGTGGGGACACCGTATTCCTGCTTACTTCCTGCCCGAAGGCGGTTATGTGGTAGCCGTTACTCCCGAAGAAGCTTTGGCAAAAGCCAAAGAAAAGACAGGTAACGCAGCCCTGACAATAGACGATTTCCGTCAGGATGAAGACTGTTTGGATACCTGGTTCTCTTCCTGGCTGTGGCCTATCTCTCTGTTCGACGGAATCAACAACCCGGGCAATGAAGAAATCAAATACTACTATCCGACAAGTGACCTGGTGACAGGGCCGGATATTATCTTTTTCTGGGTAGCCCGCATGATTATGGCAGGTTATGAGTACGAAGGACAGATGCCGTTCAAGAACGTTTATTTCACAGGTATCGTTCGCGACAAGCAGGGACGTAAGATGTCCAAGTCGCTCGGTAACTCTCCCGACCCGTTGGAACTGATTGAAAGGTATGGTGCGGACGGTGTACGTATGGGTATGATGCTTGCGGCTCCTGCCGGAAACGATATCCTTTTCGACGACGCGCTTTGCGAGCAGGGACGTAACTTCTGCAACAAGATATGGAATGCTTTCCGCCTGATTAAAGGATGGACAGTTGACGATAGCCTTCAAGCCACAGAAGCGGCAAGACTGGCTACCCACTGGTTCGAGTCCAAACAGAACGAAGTAGCGGCAGAAGTGGCAGACTTGTTCAAGAAGTACCGTTTGAGCGAAGCATTGATGGCTGTTTATAAATTATTCTGGGATGAATTCTCTTCCTGGTATCTGGAAATGATTAAACCCGCTTACGGACAAGGCATTGACCGTGCTACCTATAACGCTACCCTCTGTTATTTGGATAACTTGTTGCATCTTCTCCATCCGTTTATGCCGTTTATCACCGAAGAGTTATGGCAACAGATGTATGAACGCAATGCAGAAGAGGGAGAAAGTTTGATGGTGAGTGCTTTAAATATGGATACATATGTTGATACCAACGATGTTGCACAGTTTGAAGTCGTTAAAGATATCATCAGTAATATCCGCAGCATCCGTCTTCAGAAGAATATAGCACAGAAAGAAGCGCTTGAGTTGCAAGTATTGGGTGAGAATCCGGTTGCAGAATTCAATGCGGTCATTCAGAAGATGTGCAATCTTTCTTCTATTGAGGTGGTTGAAAACAAGGCGGAAGGTGCCGCATCTTTCATGGTCGGCACGACAGAATTTGCCGTACCTTTGGGCAATATGATTGATGTAGAAGCAGAAATCGCCCGTATGGAAGCCGAATTGAAACACAAAGAAGGGTTCTTGCAGGGAGTGTTGAAGAAACTCAGCAACGAGAAGTTTGTTAATAATGCTCCGGCAGCCGTTCTAGAAATGGAACGCAAGAAACAGGCGGACGCTGAAAGTATCATCAACTCTTTGAAGGAAAGTATTGCTGCTTTGAAGAAAGCATAATTCTCTGATACTTAATTTTATGTAATATAGGGCATCTCAATTAGATTTGGGATGCCTTTCTTTTTGAAAAAAGAAATTAATGTTATCTTTGCTTCCGCTATTATTATAGAATATCACAAATGAAACAAGCGCTACGGATTATCTCATTTCTCGGATTATTCCTTATTATCGAGGGAATCTTATCGCCCGTGTCCGCTCGGGACGAAAGTTCAAATAAAGAAGTACTGGTATTGAACTCCATTAATTTTAATCTTCCCTGGGCTAAAAACTTTTATTGGTATGTGCACGATGCCCTTCAGAAAAAAGGCATCTCTGCCAAAGCGGAGTCACTTTGTGTACCTGCTTTAGCGAACGAGATGGAAGCAAAGGCCGTAGTCGACCATTTGCGCCAGAAATATCCTGTGCCGCCCGCAGCCGTTGTATTGATTGGAGATCCGGGATGGATTGTATGCCGCGAACTGTTTGATGATGTTTGGAAAGATGTCCCGGTGATTGTGACAAATGCCCGCGACCATTTGCCTGCATCTCTGGATATTCTGTTGTCTCATGCCCCACTGACGGAAACGAACAGCGTCCCCGGTGAAGAATGGAGACGGGGATATAACATGACAATCTTAAAGCAGCATTATTATGCCAAGGAAACAATCGAACTGATTTATCAACTGATACCTGATATGGAGCGGGTGGCATTCATCTCAGATGACAGATATATCAGTGAGGAAACCCGTAGAGACGTAAAAGAAGCGGTAGAGAAAAACTTCCCTGACTTGCAACTGGATCTTCTTTCCACCACCCACTTGTCGACAGAAATGCTACTGGATACTTTACGCAGTTATAAACCGAATACGGGAATCATCTATTATTCATGGTTTGAGTCGCACAACGAAAACGATAACAACTACCTTTTCGACCATATCCAGGAGATTATCACCAATTTCATTCCGTCCCCTCTGTTCCTGCTTTCTCCCGAAGACCTGTCGAACAATACTTATGCCGGTGGCTATTATGTTTCAACTGAATCTTTTTGTGATTCCTTGTTAGAAACCCTTGAACGCATATTGAATGGAGAGCAAGCGCGGAATATCCCGGGCAGAGTGGGTGGGGAAGGAAGTGCTTATCTCTGTTATCCGGTGTTGAAATCTTACAATATCCCTTCATACCTTTATCCGAAGGATGCTTTTTACGTCAATGAACCCAAAACTTTTTTCCAGCAATATCGTACCGAAATCCTTTCCGGTGCCATTTTCTTATTTGTGTTGGTCGCCGCTATTACCTATTATATCCGCCTTCTTCGGAAAGCATATAGCCGCCTGCACGAAGCGATGGAGAAAGCAGAGCAGGCCAACCAACTGAAATCCGCTTTCCTTGCCAATATGAGCCACGAGATACGTACGCCATTAAATGCGATTGTCGGTTTCTCAAATATGCTTCCCGAAATAGAAGACCGCGCAAAGATGCGCGAATATGCGGACATCATCGAAACCAATACAGACCTGTTGCTCCAATTGATTAATGATATTCTGGACTTATCGAAGATTGAGGCGGGAACATTCGACTTCTGCCCTTCATTAATTGATGTGAATCAGACTCTGACGGAAATCGAGCAGAGTATGCAGTTGCGTCTGAAAAGCGACACTGTTACTTTCACATTTACCGAACGGTTACCGGAATGTACTTTTTATATAGATAAGAACCGTCTGATGCAATTACTTTCCAACTTCGCAATCAACGCGATCAAATTTACTAAGGTGGGAAATATCCGTATGGGATACCGCATGGTAGATGCCGGAACGATTTGTTTTTATGTGTCGGATACCGGCTGTGGAATGTCGCATGAGCAATGCGCCCATGTATTCGAGCGATTTGTGAAATACAATCCTTTCATACAAGGCACGGGATTGGGACTTTCTATTTGCCATACGATTGTTGACCGTTTGAAAGGAAAAATAGGAGTGGACTCAAAAGAAGGCGAAGGCTCTACTTTTTGGTTTACTCTGCCTTACCGGAAGGAATAAAATCAGTTGTTTATTAATCTCATAAGTATCTGGTAGGTGAAGCGTTATGCTTTCACCTGACTGATAGTGGTAAACAAGACAATGTCCGGCGGAATTTTATCTATCTAGCCTGCCTCAAGGAAATAAAAGTGGTAGTAGTAACGGAAGGTAATCCTTCAAATCCACACGCAGTTGCTTTAATGCCTGCTGAATGCGGTAATCTATCGTTTTTGGTGATACACCCAGTGTCTCCGCAATCTCTTTGTAGCTCATGTCCCGGAAACGGTGCATCACGAAGGCTTCCCGATAGCTTTCGGGCAGTGCCGCGACAGCTTCCTCAATCCGTTTGGTGAGTTCTTCAACCTGGTAGTAGTCTGTATCTTGCAGCATTTCCTGCATTTCTTCATAGAAACGGGTGTCGGCTCGTTGGGTGGCGTCAATATGCGCGAGCTTGTTTAAAGCCCTGCGGTACACCATCTTAAAAAGGTAGGAGTTCAGAGAAGATTCAATAACCAGTGTTTCCCGATTTTCCCAAATCCATAAAAGAGAATCTTCCACAATCTCTTCCGCATCTTCCAAGTCGACAAACCGGTGACCATACGCACACAATATCGGATAATATCTCCGAAACAGTATGTCGAATGCTTTCAAGTCCCCGTGTTGGACGGCTGATAACAGGAAATCGTTGTTTGATTGGTAGGTTTCTTTCATGCATTAGTTTTGTTATTTCACTGCAAATATAGCCTTTTTATAAGAAAACAAAGATTTTCTGAAAAAAAATGGTTTTTAGTTTAGGAGTCTTCCGGTTTTCTCTTGTCTTATAATAAAAGGCAATAAAAACAGCATATGGATAATACAGGTAAAAATACGATAGAAGAACTGCTTCCCCGTTATTGTGAAGGACTGACAACGGAGGAAGAACGCCTGCAAGTCGAAACTTGGATGGATGAATCGGAAGAGAACCGGCGGACGGCAAAACAAGTTCATGCACTTTATTTGGCTACGGATACACTTCATGTTATGAAGAAAGTAGACACGGAGAAAGCTTTGTCAAGGGTAAAAAGCAGGATGACAGGTAAGAAGAAAACGATGTGGTGGGAATGGGCACAACGTGCGGCAGCAGTTCTGTTCATTCCACTTCTCGTCACTTTGATGGTGCAGCATTGGGGAAATGATGAGCAAGAGCTGGCACAAATGATGGAGATAAAGACTAATCCCGGAATGACTACTTCATTAACATTACCTGACGGTACACTTGTATTCTTGAATTCAGAATCAACACTAAGTTACCCGTCATGCTTCGACGGGGATACGCGAAACGTAAACTTACAGGGAGAAGCTTATTTCGAAGTAGCCAAGAATCCGGAAAAGAAGTTTATCGTTTCTACTTCCCATCAGTCGCAAATAGAAGTATTGGGTACTCATTTCAATGTAGAAGCATACGAAAAAGAAAATAGAGTTTCGGCCACATTGGTAGAAGGGAAAATCGGTTTTATCTATAAATGCGATAATGCTTCTAAGAAAGTATTAATGGCTCCCGGCCAAAAACTGATCTATGACTCGAAAGACAGTAAGGTACAACTTTATGCCACTTCCGGTGAATCGGAGACAGCTTGGAAGGAAGGTAAGATTATATTCAGAAACACTCCTTTGGAAGAAGGCTTGCGAATGTTGGAAAAACGGTATAATGTAGAGTTTATCATTAAAAACAATCGTTTGAAAGGAGATTCATTTACAGGTACATTCACCAACCAACGCCTGGAACGTATCCTTGAATACTTCCAGCTTTCTTCTCAAATCCGCTGGCGTTATCTTGATTCTCCGGATATAACAGATGAAAAGAGTAAGATTGAAATATATTGATTGAATAACCTTAATACAGAAATGCAATGAAAGACAGACCCCCTTAAATAAAAAACATACGGGATGATATTGGCGTATCTTCCCGTATGGAAATCGGTAAATCTTTTTGATGCTTGTTTGGCGACAAGCTTAGATAAACTTTTTATTAACTTTAAGTCATTACAAATTTATGCAAAATTATTTTAGCATCCAATTTTTATGGGTGGTAAAGTCGCTTTGGCTAACCTCAAAAAAAATCCCATTATCTATGAGACTATTAGTTTTGTTCTTAGTATGTTCTATCGGACTGGGTTATGCGGCCGATAGTTACGCTCAGAAAGCTATGATTAGTATCGATGCCCGCAATCAGCGTGTAGAGGATATTCTGAAAGAGATTGAAGAACAGTCGGACTTTGACTTTTTCTTTAACAACAAACATGTGGATTTGAACCGCCGTGTATCAGTCTCGGCTGATAAGAGTAATATCTTCAGTGTATTGAAAGAAATCTTTGCCGGTACGGATGTGAAATATTCAGTATTGGATAAGAAGATTATATTGTCTGTTGAGGCGCAGTCGCCACAACAAGAAAAGACAGTTGCAGTATCGGGTACAGTGTTGGATCTTAAAGGAGAGCCAATCATCGGAGCCAGTGTATTGGAGAAAGGAGTGAAAGGTAACGGAACGATAACCGATGTTGACGGTCGTTTTAAACTTTCAGTTTCTTCTTCAAAAGCACAACTGGATATTACTTATATTGGTTATCAGCCACAAACGGTTATTGTGCAGGCAGGAAAGGAACTTAATATAACGTTGCTGGAAGATGCTAAGCAGTTGGATGAGGTTGTCGTTGTGGGATATGGTACGCAGAATAAGAAAACGTTGACTGGTGCTGTATCAGTCATGGATATGAAAGATATGGAAACTTCTACGGTATCTACTGTTGCACACGCGCTGGCTGGTAAGGCCGCAGGTTTGCGTGTCAATCAGGTGTCAGCCCAACCGGGCGGTGGTTCCAAGTTCCGTATCCGTGGTGAGGCTTCTACGGGAGCGGGTAATGAGCCGCTTTTCGTAATTGACGGATTTCCGGTGAGTTCATCCAATACCCTTGACTCAGGAAATATCTACGAAGCGGGCACTACGGATAATGTTTTGGAATCATTGAGTCCTGATGATATTGAATCAATCACAGTTTTGAAAGATGCGGCATCCACAGCCATTTATGGTTCCAGAGCCGGGCACGGTGTTATTCTTATCACTACTAAACGTGGTAAATCCGGTAAACCGAGAATTTCTTATTCAGGTTCGGGGTCTGTGCAGAAGATTCGTGCCCAATATCAAATGCTGGATGTGAAATCATTCATGCTTGAACGTAACGAACAAGACTATGAAAACTATCTGGCAAGTAACGGATTGGGCATTTACGAAGGATACGTCAGCAAACCGGAGAAAATCGGAACATTTACTCCTACCTACTCTTACGATAAAATTAACCAGGCGAAAGGTACTGACTGGTTGGACGAGGTGACACGTACGGGATATATGCAGCAACATAATCTTTCTATCAATGGTGGAACAGAAAGTACACGTTATTTGGTTTCTGTGAACTATATGCATCAGGACGGTGTGGTGAAAAACAATGCTGCCACTCGTCTATCCGCCCGTGTTAACTTGGATCAGGATATAAATAAGATGCTGACTGTCGGATTAAGTGCTTCTTATGCGCAGAATAAATATGACAATGTTCCTTTAGGAGATAAAGTCGACCAGAATGCTGGGGTGCTGACTGCTGCTATTCAAGCTAATCCGTCTACGCCGGTCTACGATGAAAATGGTGATTATTATATTGATCCGGCTCGCTCTTCCATTCCTAACGCGGTATCATTGTTGGAGATAAAAGACAATACTGTAAAAGACAGAATTATGGCTTCTGCCTATGCATTGTTAAAACCTTTGGAAGGGTTGGAACTGAAAGCGCAGTTGGGAGCCGACCGCCGTGGTCAGAAGAGAAATAGTTACGTGCCGAAGAGTACACTGTCCGGAGCAAATGAAAACGGTATAGCCAACATAGCCCAAGAGTCTTCAACTGATTATCTGATGGACTTGACAGCGACTTACAGCAAGGCACTGGGTGAACATAATTTAAAGGCGTTGGTGGGATATTCATATCAAAGGTTTACGGGCAATTCGGTTAGAGCGGGCAATTCGGATTTTATTATTGACGGATTTGAATATAATAACCTGTCGGCCGGGGCTAATCCCAAGCCGACGGTAGGTTCCGGTGCTTGGTTGAATTGCTTAGGCTCTTATTTTGCACGTGTGAACTATTCGTGGAAAGGTCGCTATCTGCTGGAAGGCTCATTACGTATAGATGGTGCTTCGAATTTTGAACCGGAACATCGTTGGGGATATTTTCCGTCGGTATCGGCCGGTTGGTTGATTAGTGAAGAGAAGTTTATGAAAAAATTGTCATGGCTTCCTTATGCCAAGTTGAGAGCATCTTACGGTCAGACTGGTA
The DNA window shown above is from Bacteroides faecium and carries:
- a CDS encoding sensor histidine kinase; the encoded protein is MKQALRIISFLGLFLIIEGILSPVSARDESSNKEVLVLNSINFNLPWAKNFYWYVHDALQKKGISAKAESLCVPALANEMEAKAVVDHLRQKYPVPPAAVVLIGDPGWIVCRELFDDVWKDVPVIVTNARDHLPASLDILLSHAPLTETNSVPGEEWRRGYNMTILKQHYYAKETIELIYQLIPDMERVAFISDDRYISEETRRDVKEAVEKNFPDLQLDLLSTTHLSTEMLLDTLRSYKPNTGIIYYSWFESHNENDNNYLFDHIQEIITNFIPSPLFLLSPEDLSNNTYAGGYYVSTESFCDSLLETLERILNGEQARNIPGRVGGEGSAYLCYPVLKSYNIPSYLYPKDAFYVNEPKTFFQQYRTEILSGAIFLFVLVAAITYYIRLLRKAYSRLHEAMEKAEQANQLKSAFLANMSHEIRTPLNAIVGFSNMLPEIEDRAKMREYADIIETNTDLLLQLINDILDLSKIEAGTFDFCPSLIDVNQTLTEIEQSMQLRLKSDTVTFTFTERLPECTFYIDKNRLMQLLSNFAINAIKFTKVGNIRMGYRMVDAGTICFYVSDTGCGMSHEQCAHVFERFVKYNPFIQGTGLGLSICHTIVDRLKGKIGVDSKEGEGSTFWFTLPYRKE
- a CDS encoding RNA polymerase sigma-70 factor; this translates as MKETYQSNNDFLLSAVQHGDLKAFDILFRRYYPILCAYGHRFVDLEDAEEIVEDSLLWIWENRETLVIESSLNSYLFKMVYRRALNKLAHIDATQRADTRFYEEMQEMLQDTDYYQVEELTKRIEEAVAALPESYREAFVMHRFRDMSYKEIAETLGVSPKTIDYRIQQALKQLRVDLKDYLPLLLPLLFP
- a CDS encoding FecR domain-containing protein is translated as MDNTGKNTIEELLPRYCEGLTTEEERLQVETWMDESEENRRTAKQVHALYLATDTLHVMKKVDTEKALSRVKSRMTGKKKTMWWEWAQRAAAVLFIPLLVTLMVQHWGNDEQELAQMMEIKTNPGMTTSLTLPDGTLVFLNSESTLSYPSCFDGDTRNVNLQGEAYFEVAKNPEKKFIVSTSHQSQIEVLGTHFNVEAYEKENRVSATLVEGKIGFIYKCDNASKKVLMAPGQKLIYDSKDSKVQLYATSGESETAWKEGKIIFRNTPLEEGLRMLEKRYNVEFIIKNNRLKGDSFTGTFTNQRLERILEYFQLSSQIRWRYLDSPDITDEKSKIEIY
- a CDS encoding TonB-dependent receptor — its product is MQNYFSIQFLWVVKSLWLTSKKIPLSMRLLVLFLVCSIGLGYAADSYAQKAMISIDARNQRVEDILKEIEEQSDFDFFFNNKHVDLNRRVSVSADKSNIFSVLKEIFAGTDVKYSVLDKKIILSVEAQSPQQEKTVAVSGTVLDLKGEPIIGASVLEKGVKGNGTITDVDGRFKLSVSSSKAQLDITYIGYQPQTVIVQAGKELNITLLEDAKQLDEVVVVGYGTQNKKTLTGAVSVMDMKDMETSTVSTVAHALAGKAAGLRVNQVSAQPGGGSKFRIRGEASTGAGNEPLFVIDGFPVSSSNTLDSGNIYEAGTTDNVLESLSPDDIESITVLKDAASTAIYGSRAGHGVILITTKRGKSGKPRISYSGSGSVQKIRAQYQMLDVKSFMLERNEQDYENYLASNGLGIYEGYVSKPEKIGTFTPTYSYDKINQAKGTDWLDEVTRTGYMQQHNLSINGGTESTRYLVSVNYMHQDGVVKNNAATRLSARVNLDQDINKMLTVGLSASYAQNKYDNVPLGDKVDQNAGVLTAAIQANPSTPVYDENGDYYIDPARSSIPNAVSLLEIKDNTVKDRIMASAYALLKPLEGLELKAQLGADRRGQKRNSYVPKSTLSGANENGIANIAQESSTDYLMDLTATYSKALGEHNLKALVGYSYQRFTGNSVRAGNSDFIIDGFEYNNLSAGANPKPTVGSGAWLNCLGSYFARVNYSWKGRYLLEGSLRIDGASNFEPEHRWGYFPSVSAGWLISEEKFMKKLSWLPYAKLRASYGQTGNSNVGNRVNTYYSVGHGYVLGDLLSTGVYTSELGNPAITWETTTEYNVGLDLGFFNNRLRVTAEYFNRTISDLLVTSKPIPSYNEVTTIAGNIGSTQSKGYELTLNTVNFDRKDFSWTTTLTLSHYEDRWKERDPNWKPAAYQSKNDPIRAWWDYHAIGIMQVGEKAPAAQADLLPGMVKLADLDGNGVLDERDMVYQGNGDPKIIYGMNNAFTYKNFDFSIYFYGEAGRKVGASYLKKWNRISTGQNVSVKAVESFDSRNTTATHPTYILGSGNNWGDYYNKSIYYVRCGSISLGYKIPVKEKYAKNLRVFAEVSNPFVITNWDGLDPETDNGNFSYPNVTSYSFGLNVTF